Below is a window of Caldichromatium japonicum DNA.
AACTGTGTGGAGGTCTGTCCCAAGGGGTTGAACCCGACCCGCGCCATCGGACACATCAAGGCGCTGATGATCGAACGGGGATTTTAAGCTGGATGGATCACGCAACCGCGCACCTGTCTGGCTCATCGGCGATCGACGAGGAAGAAAAGCGCCGCCTGCGCTGGAGCTGTCGGCGCGGGTTGCTTGAGCTCGAACATCTGCTTGGTGGCTTTCTCGATACGGGCTTTGAGCGCCTGTCTCCTGCCGAACGACAGGCCTTCACCGCCTTGCTCGCCGAGGACGATCAGCGGTTGAACGACTGGTTCTTCGGGCGCAGCCTGCCTTGCGATCCTCAACGGCGGGCGCTGATTGCGCGCATCCTCGCCGAGGTCTCGGTTCTGCCCCCGCCTGCAGACCCCTAGACGATGGATCGCCCCACTGATCCACCCCTGATCCTCGAGCCCCGTCCCTCGCGTCTCCTCTTGCTCTTTGCCTGTCTCACTCATCTCCTGGCGGCGGCGGTGAGCCTTGCACTGCCGCTCGGCGGCTGGCAAATGGCCCTGGTGGTGCTCTTGAGCCTTGGTAAGACACTCTGGGCGGACGTCCTGCGCCGCGCCCCCTGGTCGATCCGCGCGGCGACCTGGAACGCCGACGGTACCTGGAGCTTAAGGCTCGCCGATGGGCGGATGCTTGCAGCCCAGCTTGCGCCCGCGAGTTTCATCGGCCTGCACTGGGTCTCACTGGTCTTTATCACAGGGCGCCGGCGGCGCACCCTGGTCCTGACCGCCGACGTCCTGGAGGTTGACACCCTACGCCGCCTGCGTCAGCGTTTGCGCCTCCGTTGTGGTATGAGGTAAGGGGTATAAGCGATGCGGGTTCTGCTTGTGGGTGGTGCCGGCTATCTCGGCAGCCATGTCTGTGTAGAGCTCTTGCAGTCGGGGTGCCAGGTCCTGGTGCTCGACAATCTAAGCCGCGGGCAGGAGGAGCTCTTGCGCCGGGCGGGCGAGATCACCCATCAGGGGCTGGGGTTCTTCGAGGGCGATCTGCGCGAGCGCGAGACCCTGGACCTGATCTTCGGCCAAGGGCGGTTCGATGCCGTGATCCTGTGCACGGGTCTAGACGCGATCGCCGATGCACTCGCCCAGCCGTTGGCGCACTATGGCAACGCCCTGCAGGGGCTCTTGACCCTCTGCGAGGCGATGGCGGCCTGGGGGGTGCGCACCCTGATCCTGACCTCATCAGCGACGGTCTATGGCGAGGCGGGGGGGCCGCTCCGCGAGGATCGCGCACCCCAACCGATCCATCCCCAAGGCCGCTGCGCCTGGTTTGGCGAGATGATCCTTAAAGACCTTCAGCGCGCCGACCCGAGTTGGCGCATCGCGCTCCTCAGAATCTTCAACCCTGCAGGCGCCCACCCGAGCGGGTACATCGGCGAGGACCCCAAGGCGACGAGCCTTATCGCTCAGATCGCCCAGGTGGCCCTCGGCCGGCGTGAGCGGCTGTTGATCTTGGGGAACGATTATCCCACCCCCGACGGCACCGCGGTGCGCGACTATGTCCATGTCCAGGACCTCGCGCGCGCCTATCGTCTGAGCCTAGAGCGGCTCCAGTCAGGTGAGGGGATGATCTGTTGCAACCTGGGGAGGGGGCGGGGTTATAGCGTGCTTGAGGTAATCACGGCCTTTACCCGGGTAACGGGTTGCGCGATCCCTTATGACTATGCCGCAAGGCGTACAGGCGACGTCGCTTGCTGTGTCGCTGACTCCACCCAGGCGCGGCTCGTACTCGGCTGGGTGCCGCAGGCCGACCTCGACCGGATGATCGCTGATGCCTGGCGCTGGTGGATGCAAAATCCAGATGAATTGGGGTAGGTTAAGCACCGCGTATCCTGCTTCATGTGGGTAGTTTTACATTCAGATTGCGCTCCCCCCGTAGGGTTTTGTAATGCGCGCTGATCACGAAAATCTTTGGGAGCTTCACTATACAATGTCGATCAAATCAGACCGCTGGATCCAGCGTATGGCTATCGAGCACCGGATGATCGAGCCCTTTGAGCCCAATCAGGTCCGTGAGACCAAGAAGGGGCGGGTGATCTCCTACGGCACCTCGAGCTATGGCTATGATGTGCGCTGCGCCGATGAGTTTAAGATCTTCACCAATATCAATTCGGTGATCGTCGATCCCAAGGCCTTTGATCCGAATAGCTTTGTGGATCTCAAGGCCGATGTCTGTATCATCCCACCCAATTCATTTGCCCTGGCGCATACGGTGGAATATTTCCGCATCCCGCGCAATGTGCTCTGCATCTGCATGGGTAAATCGACCTTTGCCCGCTGCGGGATCATCGTCAATGTGACCCCCTTGGAGCCTGAATGGGAGGGGCATATTACCTTGGAGATTTCCAATACCACCCCGCTTCCTGCTAAAGTCTATGCCCATGAGGGCATCGCTCAGATCCTGTTCTTGGAATCCGATGAGGTCTGTGAAGTCTCGTATAAGGATCGCGGAGGTAAATATCAGGGGCAGCGGGGGGTAACCTTACCGCGGCCCTGAGGAAACGCTCGGTAAATCCTGCCCCTCATTCCGGTGCAAGCTGCAATCCACTGGATACTGGCTGTCGGCGGTGTCATGGGCATCGACCGGCGTTTCCTTCCTGTATTTTGCTGTCCGTCTGCTGGTGCGCATCCAGTGGCGAGCGCAGGATTGGCATATCCTAAAGGGCCCTTGGAGGGGGATGCGGGCATTTTGCCCGCACCCCCGCTCAATAACCGCCCTTACGCTTGACCGCCGGCAGGCCCGCGATCTTGGTCCCCTGTTTGGTCGGGGCTAAGGGGAAGAGCTGATAGAGGTCCTTACTGGTGAGCTTGGTCCCCCAGACCTCGCTCATGTGTTTTAGGACCACCCGTTCCATTGGCTGGTTTTGGTTGTGGTTGATATATTCGTCGCGCAGGTAGTTGATCACGTCCCAATGTTTGTCGGTCAATTCGATCCCTTCGATCTCGGCGAGCTTGCGCGCGACGTCTTCATCCCAG
It encodes the following:
- a CDS encoding succinate dehydrogenase assembly factor 2 — protein: MDHATAHLSGSSAIDEEEKRRLRWSCRRGLLELEHLLGGFLDTGFERLSPAERQAFTALLAEDDQRLNDWFFGRSLPCDPQRRALIARILAEVSVLPPPADP
- a CDS encoding protein YgfX — translated: MDRPTDPPLILEPRPSRLLLLFACLTHLLAAAVSLALPLGGWQMALVVLLSLGKTLWADVLRRAPWSIRAATWNADGTWSLRLADGRMLAAQLAPASFIGLHWVSLVFITGRRRRTLVLTADVLEVDTLRRLRQRLRLRCGMR
- the galE gene encoding UDP-glucose 4-epimerase GalE; its protein translation is MRVLLVGGAGYLGSHVCVELLQSGCQVLVLDNLSRGQEELLRRAGEITHQGLGFFEGDLRERETLDLIFGQGRFDAVILCTGLDAIADALAQPLAHYGNALQGLLTLCEAMAAWGVRTLILTSSATVYGEAGGPLREDRAPQPIHPQGRCAWFGEMILKDLQRADPSWRIALLRIFNPAGAHPSGYIGEDPKATSLIAQIAQVALGRRERLLILGNDYPTPDGTAVRDYVHVQDLARAYRLSLERLQSGEGMICCNLGRGRGYSVLEVITAFTRVTGCAIPYDYAARRTGDVACCVADSTQARLVLGWVPQADLDRMIADAWRWWMQNPDELG
- the dcd gene encoding dCTP deaminase, giving the protein MSIKSDRWIQRMAIEHRMIEPFEPNQVRETKKGRVISYGTSSYGYDVRCADEFKIFTNINSVIVDPKAFDPNSFVDLKADVCIIPPNSFALAHTVEYFRIPRNVLCICMGKSTFARCGIIVNVTPLEPEWEGHITLEISNTTPLPAKVYAHEGIAQILFLESDEVCEVSYKDRGGKYQGQRGVTLPRP
- a CDS encoding TusE/DsrC/DsvC family sulfur relay protein — encoded protein: MAIEVNGRTIETTENGYLVNYLDWDEDVARKLAEIEGIELTDKHWDVINYLRDEYINHNQNQPMERVVLKHMSEVWGTKLTSKDLYQLFPLAPTKQGTKIAGLPAVKRKGGY